The proteins below are encoded in one region of Tolumonas auensis DSM 9187:
- a CDS encoding helix-turn-helix transcriptional regulator yields MKKLKDTSIKLIPMHLNHLSQMLSTSNCGNHIVTTKEHTPLVGHRCSPIFGDGDRIIRIKEFAAMISLSRSTIYDRLNPKSPRFDPTFPRPIKLGASAIGWHLVDVAAWISSLTSTN; encoded by the coding sequence ATGAAAAAATTAAAGGATACAAGCATCAAGCTGATACCAATGCATTTAAACCATCTTAGTCAAATGCTATCCACTTCAAATTGTGGAAATCATATCGTCACTACAAAAGAACATACGCCTTTGGTAGGCCATAGGTGTTCCCCAATCTTCGGTGATGGTGATCGGATCATTCGAATCAAAGAGTTTGCTGCAATGATCAGTCTTAGTCGTTCAACGATCTATGACCGCTTAAACCCAAAGTCACCACGATTCGACCCTACTTTTCCTAGACCCATCAAACTTGGTGCGTCAGCGATTGGCTGGCACTTAGTCGATGTTGCTGCGTGGATTAGTTCTTTAACTTCAACAAATTGA
- a CDS encoding DUF932 domain-containing protein, with amino-acid sequence MAHEISSMAYIGATPWHGLGNQLTEQQPINIWLKEAGMDWSIQQSDVLFNADSAALNIRSHSDAKVLYRSDSLEPLSVVSNRYKVVQPHEVLNFYKDLVSVGGFELETAGVLKGGRKLWALAKTGQEARIKGNDRIKAYLLLATSCDGTLCTTAQFTSVRVVCNNTLQMATRESSGAVKIPHSTKFDPMQVKEALGLGFSNWDAFMRNLKQLGQRSVSPEEADQYLRIVLNEPEYSEANADSKIFQKVSGLYLGEGMGSDYSAASGTAWGLLNAVTEYVDHHRRARNQDNRLDSAWFGQGAQLKHKALEQALTLVH; translated from the coding sequence ATGGCTCATGAAATATCATCCATGGCTTATATCGGTGCAACACCATGGCACGGTTTAGGCAATCAACTCACCGAACAACAACCAATTAATATCTGGCTTAAAGAGGCGGGTATGGATTGGTCTATTCAACAGTCGGACGTTTTATTTAATGCGGACTCTGCTGCGTTAAATATTCGTTCTCATTCCGATGCCAAGGTACTTTATCGTTCTGATTCGTTAGAGCCGTTATCGGTGGTCTCCAATCGTTATAAAGTCGTGCAGCCGCATGAGGTGCTGAACTTTTATAAAGACTTGGTGTCTGTCGGTGGTTTTGAATTAGAAACGGCGGGGGTATTAAAAGGCGGGCGTAAACTCTGGGCGTTAGCGAAAACCGGTCAAGAAGCACGCATTAAAGGCAATGACCGTATTAAAGCCTATCTGTTATTAGCCACCAGTTGTGACGGTACGTTATGTACGACCGCGCAATTCACCTCAGTTCGCGTGGTGTGTAATAACACCTTGCAGATGGCAACGCGGGAGAGCTCCGGTGCCGTGAAAATACCGCACTCCACCAAGTTTGACCCAATGCAGGTGAAAGAAGCATTAGGGCTGGGCTTTTCCAATTGGGATGCGTTTATGCGCAATCTCAAGCAGTTGGGACAGCGCTCTGTATCGCCGGAGGAAGCAGACCAATATTTACGTATTGTGTTGAATGAACCGGAGTACAGCGAAGCCAATGCCGATTCCAAAATCTTCCAGAAAGTGAGTGGTTTGTATCTGGGGGAAGGCATGGGGTCAGATTACTCGGCTGCCAGTGGCACGGCGTGGGGGTTACTGAATGCGGTCACGGAATATGTCGACCATCATCGTCGAGCACGCAATCAAGACAATCGCCTTGATTCCGCTTGGTTTGGTCAGGGCGCACAACTGAAACACAAAGCGTTAGAACAGGCGTTAACGCTCGTTCACTGA
- a CDS encoding YqaJ viral recombinase family protein, translated as MKARYYQAIRLASTTDLGREAWLKIRAQGIGSSDAAVAVGLSPYKSPLSLWLEKTNRKPAADLSEKEAVIWGTVLEPVLAKVYAARTGRRVRRVNAVLQHPDYPFMLANLDREVVGKADCGILEIKTAGYHSAPQWEDGIPIAYQCQVLHQLAVTGHAWADVAVLIGGQDFRIYRIERDDDKIADLIERESQFWACVQDNRQPEPDGSDDAGKALLSLFPADNGQTLDLSESPEYNQLFAELLNLREQKEVAERKESEIKQRIQVALGTCTAALFQQGKVTWRKAKDRLVADVDKISQEHPELIQQYCKPVPGSRRFTIQTTAHPSH; from the coding sequence ATGAAAGCACGTTATTACCAAGCCATTCGGTTGGCCTCGACCACTGATTTAGGCCGTGAAGCATGGTTGAAAATCAGAGCGCAAGGGATTGGTTCTTCGGATGCAGCAGTAGCCGTGGGGCTATCGCCGTATAAAAGCCCGTTATCGCTGTGGCTTGAGAAAACCAATCGTAAGCCAGCCGCGGATTTATCCGAGAAGGAAGCCGTGATTTGGGGAACGGTGTTAGAGCCGGTATTAGCCAAAGTGTATGCCGCCAGAACAGGCCGACGTGTACGACGGGTCAATGCGGTACTTCAGCATCCAGATTATCCGTTCATGTTGGCGAACCTTGACCGTGAAGTGGTGGGTAAAGCAGATTGCGGGATATTGGAAATTAAAACGGCGGGTTATCACTCGGCACCTCAATGGGAAGACGGGATACCGATTGCTTACCAATGTCAGGTATTACATCAATTGGCGGTGACGGGTCATGCGTGGGCCGATGTAGCGGTGTTGATTGGTGGGCAGGATTTTCGGATTTATCGTATTGAACGCGATGATGACAAAATTGCGGATTTAATCGAACGGGAGTCGCAGTTCTGGGCCTGTGTGCAAGACAACCGACAACCTGAGCCCGATGGCTCTGATGATGCAGGCAAAGCACTGTTATCCCTGTTTCCAGCGGATAACGGTCAAACGCTCGATTTATCGGAGTCGCCGGAATACAACCAACTGTTTGCCGAATTACTCAATTTACGTGAACAGAAGGAAGTCGCTGAGCGCAAAGAGTCCGAAATCAAACAACGCATTCAAGTGGCGTTAGGCACCTGTACGGCGGCGTTATTCCAACAAGGCAAAGTCACTTGGCGCAAAGCCAAAGACCGGCTGGTAGCTGATGTCGATAAAATCAGTCAAGAACACCCTGAGTTGATCCAACAATATTGCAAACCTGTTCCGGGCTCGCGTCGCTTCACCATTCAAACCACTGCTCATCCTTCTCATTAA
- a CDS encoding helix-turn-helix domain-containing protein, whose protein sequence is MTEINIKLLTKAIGKAIARQRQQKAMTQEEVAEYLNIGMEAVSRMERGIVVPTIVRLAELAQLFDCELTDFLRETSNRPTEQSIILSQQLARLNDTDRKLLLNTMMQLVERLADS, encoded by the coding sequence ATGACCGAGATCAACATTAAGCTGCTGACCAAGGCGATTGGGAAAGCAATTGCGCGCCAACGACAGCAAAAAGCCATGACGCAGGAGGAAGTGGCAGAGTACCTAAATATCGGTATGGAAGCTGTTTCCCGAATGGAGCGAGGTATTGTGGTGCCAACCATTGTCCGACTGGCTGAATTGGCTCAACTTTTTGACTGTGAGTTAACTGATTTCCTACGTGAAACCAGCAATCGTCCTACTGAGCAAAGCATTATATTAAGTCAGCAACTAGCCAGATTGAATGATACTGACCGGAAACTATTACTTAATACGATGATGCAACTGGTTGAACGACTTGCTGATTCTTAA